The genomic segment AGACTTGCCAGAAAAACAACCCCACCCCGGTAAGTCCCCATAATATCAACCAGAGCCCCCATTAATAACGGCCCGCTAAAACCACCGACCTCAGCAACACAGAAGAACATCCCTCCCGCCGAGCCCATATACCGCGAGCCGACCTCAGGAGTTTCCATCAGCACCAGCATTAACAGGGGAAGCAAGGTAGAACCGGCAATGCCGAATAACACCAGTCCGGCATACATCAACAAACCCGATGTCATCACTGATACCATGAGAGCCAGCGCCGCCGTTAAAGCCAGCAGGGCGAGGACAGACTTCCGGAGATAAGCCGGTACCACCCGGGGGATAACCAGAACCGCCGGTATGCTGGCAAAAAGAGGCAGCGAAGCCGTAAACCCGGCCTCTGCGGGAGAAAGCCCGCCGCTTTCCAGAATGTCGGGAAGCCAGTTAGTGAAGCCGTGTATAATAGCGAAGGACAGGAGTCCGGCTGCCAGGATGACCTGCACGTTCCGCGTCTTGATTAGCCTGGCAAAAAGCTGAACCATATTAGGGTTTTCTGTATCCGCCGCTCTGGTATCTCTGGCCAGCAGCAGCCAGAGCAGGGCGAAGATGAAACCCAGCAGACCGTAGCTGACAAAAGTGAGTCTCCAGCTATAGCCGGTCAGCGGCATAACCACGCTGTTGGTTAAAGTGAAAGCGATTAACCCTCCTATCCAGGGCCCGGTGGTATAAATCCCCACCGCGGTACCCCGGCTCTTCCCCCTGAACCACACGGCGATAGTCTTGGGACACCCGATAGATATCAGCGGACCGCCGATGCCGAATAACGCCACCACCAGTAAAAAGCTGCCGAAGCTACCGGAGAAATAACGTAAGACCGCCGATAAGCTCATAACCACGGTGCCGAAGAAAAGAGACTGGCGCACACCCCACTTATCAATTATCGTACCGGCAAACAAAGAAGCTACTATGTAGGTCAGCTGCCAGGAGCCCAGGATAAGCCCCATCTGGCTGTATGATATGCTGAGGTCGCTGAGAATCAGGCTGACCAGAGGCGATATGGAGCGGGATACCAGCCCGAAAGTAGCATACTGAAGCCATAAAAGGGCAAGCATAACCCAGCGGTAACGCTGCTGGTAAGGTTCTCTTTGATCTTCTTCTGCCACTGGCAACTCTACGTGTTACGCGCTCCTGATTCAACCCATAATATCTCACATGAACGCGCTAAAACACAAACAGACCTATATTTATGCTCATAAGCACCGCACAGGAAACAACTCCCTGACCCATGGTACGCCTCCGCCTCGGGGAGACTCAGTCCGGCATAAGGGTAGTTCCCCGAAAGCTACAAATTGCGTATATCCGGCGACCGAAATACGTACCTTTACGTATGTCAAGGACATTCCCTTAAAAGTATCATTGACTTGTGAGCTTGTGGTATTAATTTCGGGGTTAATCTCCCGTTAAAGGAGGATGATAATGAAAAGGATAGTTTGCTTCACCGCAATGTTTGTCCTGTTACTAATGCTGGCTGCGTGCAGGCAGCCAGCTCCGACCTCAACTCCCGCTCCGCCACAGACTCCCGCAACGCCTCCGGTATCGCCTGCCCCGGTGAGAACTTACGCACTTCCCGGCGAACAGGTGTTCCCTGAAGGGGTAGCCTATGACCCCGCCAGCGACAGCTTCTTCACCGGCAGTACCAGTGATGGGACAATATTCCGCGGCGACCTGGCCAGCGGTCAGGTGTCCGTGTTCTCCGCCGGTGGGGCAGATGGGCGCACCGCCGCCATCGGTATGAAGGTGGACAGCCAGACACGGCGCCTCTGGGTAGCCGGTGGCGCCACCGGCCTTATTTTCGTCTACAACGTTGATAGCGGCGCCCTTGTCCGCAAGTACACCACGCCTCAAGCCGAGCAGACCTTCCTGAATGACGTGGCGCTGGCGCCGAACGGTGATGCCTACATCACCGACTCCCGGAGGCCGGTTCTATTCAAAATCGACGGTTCCGGCGCTCAACCGGGCGAGTTGGAACGCTGGCTCGACTTCACCGGCACGCCGGTACAATTCACCCCCGGCGCAACGGCGCTTAACGGCATCGTGGTGAGCCAGGACGGCGCCTATATCGTGGTTGTCCATTCCGGCGACCAGAAGCTCTTCCGCATCACGGTAGCCAGCAAAGAGGTGCTCGAAGTAGACCTCGGCGGCACGCCGCAGGGCGGTGACGGCATGGTGCTGGACGGCCAGGCTCTCTACGTGCTGGCGCGCACCCAGACCGGTGACATGATAGTCCGCATCCAGATGGCGGCGGACTTCTCCAGCGGCGTTATCCGCGACAGCTTCCGTGATGACTCCTTTGCCTTCCCGACGACGATAGCCAAGGTGGGTGACCGGATGCTAGTGGTGAACTCCCAATTCAACGCCCGAGGCGCCGGGCAGACCCCCAGCCTGCCGTTCACGGTATCTGACATCCCGATACCACCGCTTTCATCCACCCCCACTTCTACTCCGCCACCAACGCCAGCCGAGGACTTCCGGTTTTCCGGAGTTATCGAGTCGATGGGGACGGATACCTGGGTAATCGGCGGGCAAAGCTTTAAATTAGACCAGAATACCACACTCGACTCGGGGCTGGTGGTGGGAGTGGAGGCACGAGTCGAATATAGAATTTTAGCGGACGGAACCAGTCTCGCCCTGGAAATAGAGACGGACACGCCGTCCTCCGGCACCGCGCTGCCTGACTCGGTAAGGTTAGAGCTGGTGGCGGAAGGTTTTACTTCACCGGTAGGACTGATACCTTCGCCGGATGATACCGGACGCCTGTTCGTGGCAGACCAGGAGGGTACCATATGGGTGCTGACGCCGGACGGCAGCCTACTGACGGAGCCTTTCCTTGACCTCCGCTCCCGGATGGTAAGTCTCAACCCCACATTTGATGAGCGCGGGCTACTGGGACTGGCCTTCCATCCCCTGTTCCGGGAAAACAACCGGCTGTTTGTTTATTACAGCGCCCCCTTACA from the Dehalococcoidales bacterium genome contains:
- a CDS encoding PQQ-dependent sugar dehydrogenase; the protein is MKRIVCFTAMFVLLLMLAACRQPAPTSTPAPPQTPATPPVSPAPVRTYALPGEQVFPEGVAYDPASDSFFTGSTSDGTIFRGDLASGQVSVFSAGGADGRTAAIGMKVDSQTRRLWVAGGATGLIFVYNVDSGALVRKYTTPQAEQTFLNDVALAPNGDAYITDSRRPVLFKIDGSGAQPGELERWLDFTGTPVQFTPGATALNGIVVSQDGAYIVVVHSGDQKLFRITVASKEVLEVDLGGTPQGGDGMVLDGQALYVLARTQTGDMIVRIQMAADFSSGVIRDSFRDDSFAFPTTIAKVGDRMLVVNSQFNARGAGQTPSLPFTVSDIPIPPLSSTPTSTPPPTPAEDFRFSGVIESMGTDTWVIGGQSFKLDQNTTLDSGLVVGVEARVEYRILADGTSLALEIETDTPSSGTALPDSVRLELVAEGFTSPVGLIPSPDDTGRLFVADQEGTIWVLTPDGSLLTEPFLDLRSRMVSLNPTFDERGLLGLAFHPLFRENNRLFVYYSAPLQSTGPEGWDHTSHISEFRVMPGNADRADPASEKIILQVDEPQANHNAGQLAFGPDGFLYISLGDGGRANDTGLGHPSIGNGQDVSTLLGSILRIDIDGGDPYAIPPDNPFVGKEGRDEIFAFGLRNPFRMAFDLGGQHELFVGDVGQQLREEIDIISKGGNYGWNIKEGTLCFDPENAGQPRQTCAEVDARGQPLIDPIIEYANSRAGGEGTAVIGGFVYRGAALPGMNGAYIFGDFSASGQSPDGRLFIAGKPASGGMWSMKELKIDTSPDGRLNAFLRSFGQDASGELYVLVADPRGPEGKTGKIYRIVP
- a CDS encoding MFS transporter — encoded protein: MAEEDQREPYQQRYRWVMLALLWLQYATFGLVSRSISPLVSLILSDLSISYSQMGLILGSWQLTYIVASLFAGTIIDKWGVRQSLFFGTVVMSLSAVLRYFSGSFGSFLLVVALFGIGGPLISIGCPKTIAVWFRGKSRGTAVGIYTTGPWIGGLIAFTLTNSVVMPLTGYSWRLTFVSYGLLGFIFALLWLLLARDTRAADTENPNMVQLFARLIKTRNVQVILAAGLLSFAIIHGFTNWLPDILESGGLSPAEAGFTASLPLFASIPAVLVIPRVVPAYLRKSVLALLALTAALALMVSVMTSGLLMYAGLVLFGIAGSTLLPLLMLVLMETPEVGSRYMGSAGGMFFCVAEVGGFSGPLLMGALVDIMGTYRGGVVFLASLGLVIFAISFLLNTRTVAAADEP